The genomic DNA TGGCATATCTACATTGCTATTCCAAACCTTAACCAATAACCCGATTCTGACACCCAGCATTTTAGGCTTTGACTCCTTATATTTATTGGTGCAAAGCATTTTAGTGTTTCTCTTCGGCGGGATTGGATTTACACAACTCAATGTGGCCGGCAAATTTGCCTTTGAAACCTTGCTTATGCTACTTGGCGCACTCCTGTTATTCCGTACACTCAGCAAAAACAACAGCGATCTCGCCCGTATGATTTTGGTGGGGATTATTTTCGGTGTGCTTTTCCGCAGTGTAAATAACCTGCTACAGCGCATGATCGATCCGAATGAATTCGCCGTTGCACAAGGATCTTCCTTTGCCAGTTTTAACACGGTGAACCCAACCTTATTATGGATTGGTACTATCATTACATTGGTCAGCGCCCTGTGGATTTGGCAACAACGTTTTAAATTAGATGTACTACTACTGGGGCGTGAACGCGCTATCGGATTAGGCTTGGAATATCATCAATTCAGCCGCCAATTACTCATTTGCTGCGCATTTTTAGTGTCAATTTCCACCGCACTTGTGGGACCGATTCTGTTTTTAGGCTTATTGGTATGTGCCATCATCAATGCCATCAGCCCAACCATGCATCACAACATTCGCATCCCAATGACGTTTATGGTGTCGGCCATCACATTAGTAAGCGGTCAAGCCGTGTTCGAACAGGTAATGAAGATGCAGGGTGTGCTTAGCGTAGTTATCGAATTTGTCGGTGGATTGGTGTTTATCTATTTGATGTTAAGACGGGCAAAATAAAGGAATTTCTTGTGATAAAAATTGAAAATATAACCTATAAAATTAATCAGGCGACGATTTTAAATAATATTAATCTCACCATCCCAAACGGTGGCATTACCGCATTGATCGGCGCTAATGGTGCCGGTAAATCCACGCTACTCTCTTTAGTTGCCCGCTTAAATCCGATTCAACAAGGGCAAATTTGGCTAAATGATATGGATATTGCCACCACGCCATCACGCACAATTGCCCAAAACCTGGCAATTCTGACCCAAGATAACGTGATTCATAGTCGCATTACGGTAAAAGATTTGTTGATTTTCGGCCGTTATCCGCACCATCAGGGGTGCCCGACGGAAGAAGACAATGCCATTATCCGCGATGCCTTACAACGTTTTGAATTAGCCCCCTTAGCTAATCGTTTTCTTAGCGAACTTTCCGGCGGTCAACGTCAACGCGTCTTGATTGCCATGACCTTCTGTCAAAAAACCGATCATGTACTACTTGATGAACCATTAAATAACCTCGATATGTTCCATGCCCGCGAGCTCATGCGCTTGCTACGCCAACTTACCGATGAACTGGCACTGACAACGGTAATGGTAGTACATGACATCAATATGGCTGCCGCCTATGCCGACACCATTGTCGCTATGAAAAACGGTGAAATTGCCATGATCGGCACGCCGGAAGAGATGATTACCAAGGAGAATTTAAAAACGGTATTTAATTTAGAGGCAGAAGTGTTGGATTATCAAGGGAAACAATTGGTAGTGCACCATATGTAACCTATGGTGCGTCTTGACTTCATCAAAAAAGCCATTCAAAAAACACTCGAAAAAACGACCGCACTTTCATTCTTAAAAGTGCGGTCATTATTTTAGCTAAATTTATACAAACCCTAAGCCACTAATGCGGTTTGTTTCAAGCGGTTTTTGAGTTTGGTATATTCCGTTACCACATAGCGTTCTGCCCAAGCTTGGTCGTCAATTTTTTCAATGCGAACCGCGCTGTATTTGTATTCCGGCGTTCTAGAACCCGGGTTCAAATGTTCGGCAGTTAATTCGTTACATTTACCAATCCACCATTGATAGGTCATATAACAAGCACCTTTGTTGGTACGGGTACTGACATCGGCACGGCAAATAACTTTACCGCGTGATGAGGCAATCCAAACCAGGTCATTGTTTTTAATGCCTAATTCTTTGGCATCTTGATCGTTCATTTGTACGAATCCCGGCTCATCGGCAAGCGCGGCAAGTGCTCGGCAGTTACCGGTCATTGAACGGCAGGAATAGTGACCCACTTCGCGTACGGTAGAAAGCACCAATGGGAATTCTTCGGAAAGATCTTCCATAGGCGGTTCCCAGTCACAGGCAAAGAATTCGGCTTTACCGTTTGGACGGTCGAAGATTTGGCCTTTATACAAATATTGCGTACCTTGATCTTCAGGACCTTCATCAGTACACGGCCATTGAATATAACCCAAGCCTTCCATTTTTTCGTAAGTCGCCCCTTTGTAAATCGGACAAAGCTCACGCAACTCATCCCAAATTTCTTTGGTGTTGTTGTAGTGCATTGGATATCCCATTGCTTGCGCGATAAGGCTTATGATTTCCCAGTCGTCCTTGACATCACCTACCGGTTCAACGGCTTTATAAAAACGTTGGAAACCACGGTCGGCAGCACTATACACGCCTTCATGCTCCGCACAAGAAGTTGCCGGTAAGAGCACATCAGCTTCAGCGGCAGTTTGTGTCATGAAGATATCTTGCACAATTAAGAATTCTACTTTCTCAAAGGCTTTTTTAACGGCATTAATATCAGGCTCAGTTTGTAATGTATCTTCGCCCATAATATAGAATGCCTTGATTTTATCCTCCATGATAGCTTCCGGCACTTCACTTAACGGCACGCCCGGCTTGGTTGGGATAGACGGCACGCCCCAAGCTTTCGCAAATTTCGCGTTAATTTCAGGGTTCGCAAAACTTTGATAACCAGGCAATGTGTTGAATAACGCACCCATGTCGCAAGCGCCTTGTACGTTGTTTTGACCACGTACTGGATTCACCCCAACATTTGGTTTACCGAGATTGCCGGTGAGCATTGCCAAGCTTGCCAATGCGCGCACGGTTTCCACCCCTTGGCGGAATTGGCATACTCCCATGCCCCACAAGATAGTGGCGGTTTCCGCTTTCGCATAAGTGCGGGCAATTTCACGCAACATTTCTGGTTCAATACCGGTAATATGTTGAGTGGATTCTGGTGTGTAGGCTTTCACAGTTTCATAGAACGCATCGAAGTTTTCGGTGTTTTCGTCAATGAATTTTTGATCTTGCAACCCTTCTTCCAAAATCACATTCATCATAGCATTCAAAAATGCTACGTTAGACCCGTTAGCAAGCGGCGCATAAATATCCGCAATACGGGCAGTTTCGATTTTACGAGGGTCACAAACAATGATTTTCGCCCCTTTTGCTTTGGCGTGGTTAATCCGACGCGCCACAATAGGGTGTGAAGTGGAGGCATTATAGCCAAAAATGAATACGCATTTGGTATCTTCAATCTCAACGATTGAGTTAGACATTGCGCCGTTACCGACCGATTTGAGCAGACCTGTTACAGAAGGGCCGTGTCATACGCGCGCACAACAGTCAATGTTGTT from Aggregatibacter aphrophilus ATCC 33389 includes the following:
- a CDS encoding iron chelate uptake ABC transporter family permease subunit, which gives rise to MQNNRVMLLLGALLTFACVFFMTYHANGNWDFILPFRGKKLLLLLMMAYTIGISTLLFQTLTNNPILTPSILGFDSLYLLVQSILVFLFGGIGFTQLNVAGKFAFETLLMLLGALLLFRTLSKNNSDLARMILVGIIFGVLFRSVNNLLQRMIDPNEFAVAQGSSFASFNTVNPTLLWIGTIITLVSALWIWQQRFKLDVLLLGRERAIGLGLEYHQFSRQLLICCAFLVSISTALVGPILFLGLLVCAIINAISPTMHHNIRIPMTFMVSAITLVSGQAVFEQVMKMQGVLSVVIEFVGGLVFIYLMLRRAK
- the fdhF gene encoding formate dehydrogenase subunit alpha encodes the protein MKKVITVCPYCASGCKIHLLVENNKIVGAEGANGKTNEGELCLKGYYGWDFVHDTKILTPRLTQPMIRYKRGEPFTPVSWEEAISYTANRLREIKEKYGNESIMVTGSSRGPGNEVNFVMQKFARAVLGNNNIDCCARVUHGPSVTGLLKSVGNGAMSNSIVEIEDTKCVFIFGYNASTSHPIVARRINHAKAKGAKIIVCDPRKIETARIADIYAPLANGSNVAFLNAMMNVILEEGLQDQKFIDENTENFDAFYETVKAYTPESTQHITGIEPEMLREIARTYAKAETATILWGMGVCQFRQGVETVRALASLAMLTGNLGKPNVGVNPVRGQNNVQGACDMGALFNTLPGYQSFANPEINAKFAKAWGVPSIPTKPGVPLSEVPEAIMEDKIKAFYIMGEDTLQTEPDINAVKKAFEKVEFLIVQDIFMTQTAAEADVLLPATSCAEHEGVYSAADRGFQRFYKAVEPVGDVKDDWEIISLIAQAMGYPMHYNNTKEIWDELRELCPIYKGATYEKMEGLGYIQWPCTDEGPEDQGTQYLYKGQIFDRPNGKAEFFACDWEPPMEDLSEEFPLVLSTVREVGHYSCRSMTGNCRALAALADEPGFVQMNDQDAKELGIKNNDLVWIASSRGKVICRADVSTRTNKGACYMTYQWWIGKCNELTAEHLNPGSRTPEYKYSAVRIEKIDDQAWAERYVVTEYTKLKNRLKQTALVA
- a CDS encoding iron ABC transporter ATP-binding protein, with protein sequence MIKIENITYKINQATILNNINLTIPNGGITALIGANGAGKSTLLSLVARLNPIQQGQIWLNDMDIATTPSRTIAQNLAILTQDNVIHSRITVKDLLIFGRYPHHQGCPTEEDNAIIRDALQRFELAPLANRFLSELSGGQRQRVLIAMTFCQKTDHVLLDEPLNNLDMFHARELMRLLRQLTDELALTTVMVVHDINMAAAYADTIVAMKNGEIAMIGTPEEMITKENLKTVFNLEAEVLDYQGKQLVVHHM